A single Rubrivivax gelatinosus IL144 DNA region contains:
- a CDS encoding C40 family peptidase — MPFRPRLLRLCVAGLAAAAVFGASAAPETPANPPQAGDAVMQLLQQKGFVPSAASVSGTTQGIVQQVRDTASELVMSAMNFLGVPYRRGGNSAEEGFDCSGFTRHVFESSLGMVLPRRADQQAKDGALTKVSRDELKPGDLVFFNTMRRAFSHVGIYIGDGKFIHAPRTGSEVRIEDMRQSYWMKRFNGARRADLDDAAQAENVQPRN; from the coding sequence ATGCCCTTCCGTCCCCGCCTCCTCCGACTCTGCGTCGCCGGTCTTGCCGCTGCCGCAGTCTTCGGCGCCTCGGCGGCACCGGAAACACCCGCCAACCCGCCGCAAGCCGGCGACGCGGTGATGCAGCTGCTGCAGCAAAAAGGCTTCGTGCCTTCCGCCGCTTCGGTCTCGGGCACCACCCAAGGCATCGTCCAGCAGGTTCGCGACACCGCGTCCGAACTCGTGATGTCGGCGATGAACTTCCTCGGCGTGCCCTACCGCCGCGGCGGCAACAGCGCCGAAGAAGGCTTCGACTGCAGCGGCTTCACCCGCCACGTCTTCGAAAGCAGCTTGGGCATGGTGCTGCCGCGCCGTGCCGACCAGCAGGCCAAGGACGGCGCGCTGACCAAGGTCTCGCGCGACGAGCTGAAGCCCGGCGACCTCGTCTTCTTCAACACGATGCGGCGCGCTTTCTCGCACGTCGGCATCTACATCGGCGACGGCAAGTTCATCCACGCGCCGCGCACCGGCAGCGAAGTCCGCATCGAGGACATGCGCCAGTCCTACTGGATGAAGCGTTTCAACGGCGCGCGCCGCGCCGACCTCGACGACGCGGCCCAGGCCGAAAACGTCCAGCCCCGGAACTGA
- the moaA gene encoding GTP 3',8-cyclase MoaA — MGESVIPLADLRVAAVPLAVPADPAAPSGHLVDRLDRPLRDLRISVTDRCNFRCGYCMPREVFDTRYRFLPHEALLSFEEITRVARLFLAHGVRKIRLTGGEPLLRKQLPTLVAQLAELRTVDGRPPELTLTTNGTLLTRLARPLRDAGLTRVTVSLDALDDAVFRRMNDVDFPVADVLRGVDAALEAGLAPVKLNMVVRRGMNDGEILPLARHVRDTWGPAVRLRFIEYMDVGSSNGWRLDEVLPSEQLRQRLDAAFGLEPLLPASADETAERWRYRDGRGEIGLISSVTKAFCGDCSRARLSTEGKLFTCLFATRGHDLRSLLRSGASDAQIAGAIGLVWAARGDRYSELRGEQTAAPGERRIEMHYIGG; from the coding sequence ATGGGCGAAAGCGTCATCCCTCTGGCCGATCTGCGTGTGGCTGCGGTACCGCTGGCGGTGCCTGCCGACCCGGCAGCGCCGAGCGGGCATCTCGTCGACCGCCTCGACCGCCCGCTGCGTGATCTGCGCATCTCGGTCACCGACCGCTGCAACTTCCGCTGCGGCTACTGCATGCCGCGCGAAGTCTTCGACACGCGCTACCGCTTCCTGCCGCACGAGGCGCTGCTGAGCTTCGAGGAGATCACGCGCGTCGCGCGGCTGTTCCTGGCCCATGGCGTGCGCAAGATCCGCCTGACCGGTGGCGAGCCGCTGCTGCGCAAGCAGCTGCCGACGCTGGTGGCGCAGCTCGCCGAGCTGCGCACCGTCGACGGCCGGCCGCCCGAGCTGACGCTGACGACCAACGGCACGCTGCTGACCCGCCTGGCACGGCCGCTGCGCGACGCCGGTCTGACGCGCGTGACGGTCAGCCTGGACGCGCTCGACGACGCCGTCTTCCGGCGCATGAACGACGTCGACTTCCCGGTCGCCGACGTGCTGCGCGGCGTCGACGCGGCGCTCGAAGCAGGCCTGGCGCCGGTCAAGCTGAACATGGTCGTGCGCCGCGGCATGAACGACGGCGAGATCCTGCCGCTGGCGCGCCACGTGCGCGACACCTGGGGGCCGGCGGTGCGGCTGCGTTTCATCGAGTACATGGACGTCGGTTCGAGCAACGGCTGGCGCCTGGACGAGGTGCTGCCGTCGGAGCAGTTGCGCCAGCGCCTGGACGCCGCCTTCGGCCTGGAACCGCTGCTGCCGGCTTCGGCCGACGAGACCGCCGAACGCTGGCGCTACCGCGACGGGCGCGGCGAGATCGGCCTGATCTCCAGCGTCACCAAGGCCTTCTGCGGCGACTGCAGCCGCGCCCGGCTGTCGACCGAAGGCAAGCTCTTCACCTGCCTGTTCGCCACGCGCGGCCACGACCTGCGCTCTCTGCTGCGCAGCGGCGCCAGCGACGCGCAGATCGCCGGCGCGATCGGCCTCGTCTGGGCGGCACGCGGCGACCGCTACTCCGAGCTGCGCGGTGAACAGACCGCCGCGCCCGGCGAGCGCCGCATCGAGATGCACTACATCGGCGGCTGA
- the mobA gene encoding molybdenum cofactor guanylyltransferase MobA, with protein sequence MAPGAISRDELTGLVLAGGLGRRMGGADKGLVAWQGRPLALHALERLAPQVGALAVSANRHLDTYAGFGVPVLADTLPGSLGPLAGLLAGLRHARTRWLAAVPCDAPFFPVDLVARLAGGRGDAKIVYARAARTHPVFCLVDTALADALEASLAGGERRVEHWLRTMGGVAVDFDDETAFANFNTPETLNDG encoded by the coding sequence ATGGCGCCCGGGGCGATCTCGCGCGACGAGCTGACCGGCCTCGTGCTCGCCGGCGGCCTTGGCCGGCGCATGGGCGGCGCCGACAAGGGCCTCGTCGCCTGGCAAGGCCGGCCGCTGGCCCTGCACGCGCTCGAACGGCTGGCGCCGCAGGTCGGCGCGCTGGCCGTCAGCGCCAACCGCCATCTCGATACCTACGCCGGCTTCGGCGTGCCGGTGCTGGCCGACACGCTGCCCGGTTCGCTGGGGCCGCTGGCCGGGCTGCTGGCCGGCCTGCGCCATGCACGCACGCGCTGGCTGGCCGCCGTGCCCTGCGACGCGCCCTTCTTCCCCGTCGACCTCGTCGCGCGCCTGGCCGGCGGCCGCGGCGACGCGAAGATCGTCTACGCTCGCGCGGCGCGCACGCATCCGGTGTTCTGCCTCGTCGACACGGCGCTGGCCGATGCGCTGGAAGCCTCGCTCGCCGGCGGCGAACGCCGCGTCGAGCACTGGCTGCGCACGATGGGCGGTGTCGCCGTCGACTTCGACGACGAGACCGCGTTCGCCAACTTCAACACCCCGGAGACGCTGAACGATGGCTGA
- the moeA gene encoding molybdopterin molybdotransferase MoeA — protein sequence MAEATTPIAAIAQDLACHGDADLPLAAVQAALARLALPVAGTETLPLKDALGRVLAADLVSPLDVPAQDNSAMDGYSFAGAALAADGATVLPVAGKALAGHGFDGPAPADACIRIMTGAPLPAGHDSVVPQELVTVAEGRVTIPAGAVRAGQHCRRRGEDLRQGGVAVPAGRRLRASDLGLAASLGQPVLTVRRRPRIAFFSTGDELTAPGEPLPPGGIYDSNHTTLGALLAGLGVDAVDLGRVRDDPQALAAALQAGSDCDALVSTGGVSVGDADHTRRVLAAAGEVLFWRMALRPGRPMAIGRLHGGALYFGLPGNPVAAVVCFQVLVRDALLRLAGATPRPLPTVVARAAVALKKRPGRSEFQRGVLSRAADGDWEVAPTGDQGSGMLSSMSRADGLIVLAHERGPVAAGERVEVLPFDSLG from the coding sequence ATGGCTGAGGCCACGACGCCGATCGCCGCCATCGCCCAGGACCTGGCCTGCCACGGCGACGCCGACCTGCCGCTGGCCGCGGTGCAAGCCGCCCTCGCCCGCCTGGCGCTACCGGTCGCCGGCACCGAGACGCTGCCGCTGAAGGACGCGCTGGGCCGCGTGCTCGCCGCCGACCTGGTCTCGCCGCTGGACGTGCCGGCGCAGGACAACTCGGCGATGGACGGTTATTCGTTCGCCGGCGCCGCGCTGGCCGCCGACGGCGCGACGGTGCTGCCGGTCGCGGGCAAGGCGCTCGCCGGCCACGGCTTCGACGGCCCGGCGCCGGCCGACGCCTGCATCCGCATCATGACCGGCGCACCGCTGCCGGCCGGCCACGACAGCGTCGTGCCGCAGGAACTGGTGACCGTGGCCGAGGGCCGCGTGACGATCCCCGCCGGCGCGGTGCGTGCCGGCCAGCACTGCCGCCGCCGCGGCGAGGACCTGCGCCAGGGCGGCGTCGCCGTGCCGGCCGGGCGCCGGCTGCGCGCCTCGGACCTGGGCCTCGCCGCCTCGCTGGGCCAGCCCGTGCTCACCGTGCGCCGGCGGCCTCGCATCGCCTTCTTCAGCACCGGCGACGAACTGACGGCACCCGGCGAGCCGCTGCCGCCCGGCGGCATCTACGACAGCAACCACACGACGCTGGGCGCGCTGCTCGCCGGCCTGGGCGTCGACGCCGTCGACCTGGGCCGCGTGCGCGACGACCCGCAGGCCCTGGCCGCGGCGCTGCAGGCCGGCTCCGATTGCGACGCGCTGGTCAGCACCGGCGGCGTCAGCGTCGGCGACGCCGACCACACGCGGCGTGTGCTCGCCGCCGCCGGCGAGGTGCTGTTCTGGCGCATGGCGCTGCGCCCGGGGCGGCCGATGGCGATCGGCCGGCTGCACGGCGGCGCGCTGTACTTCGGCCTGCCGGGCAACCCGGTGGCGGCGGTGGTGTGTTTCCAGGTGCTGGTGCGCGACGCGCTGCTGCGCCTGGCCGGCGCGACGCCGCGGCCGCTGCCGACCGTCGTCGCACGCGCCGCGGTGGCGCTGAAGAAACGCCCGGGCCGCAGCGAGTTCCAGCGCGGCGTGCTCTCGCGCGCCGCCGACGGCGACTGGGAGGTCGCGCCGACCGGCGACCAGGGCTCGGGCATGCTCAGCAGCATGAGCCGCGCCGACGGCCTGATCGTGCTCGCGCACGAGCGTGGGCCGGTGGCCGCAGGCGAGCGGGTCGAGGTCCTGCCCTTCGACTCGCTCGGCTGA
- a CDS encoding efflux RND transporter permease subunit, which yields MRLSETSIRRPVLATVMSLLLILVGLVSFRALTVREYPKIDEPVVTVSTTLVGAASEVIETQVTKPLEDSIAGIDGVDIMTSISRTERSQITVRFKLEKDPDTAAAEVRDRVSRVRGRLPDAVDEPVIAKVEADATPTIWIAYSGEAVDPLQLTEVITRVIKPRLQTVPGVADVQIGGDRSYSMRVWLDPDRLAAYRLTVQDVEDALRAQNLEVPAGRIESRQREFNVTARTDLNTVAQFEQVALKTVAGYTVRLRDVARIEEGAASERSRVRLNGVPSISTGVIRNATANPLDVAAGVRALLPELQRELPPGVTATLANDNSVFIDRSIKAVYHTIAEAVVLVALVVFVFLRTLRASFIPLVTIPVSLIGSFALIAAAGFSINTLTLLALVLAIGLVVDDAIVVLENIFRHIEDGLKPFQAALKGVREISFAVVAMTLTLAAVFAPLAFTPGRTGRLFGEFALTLAGAVLVSGFVALTLTPMLCSKLLRHETKPTRFDRWMERGLERLSAAYGRALAAALNLRWAVVAVMLACGTASVWLFMTAKSELAPIEDRGVIIMPVRAPDGSTLEYTARYLDELDAIAATFPEFDRRFMFVGGGQVSTASAVMRTVDWAERERTTQQLAQALLPQVRQLPGVNVFPITPPSLGQGFRERPLNFVVVSSDSYDNMARATRALMAEMAKNPQLVQVDSDLELNKPEIYLDVDRQRAADMGVSVGAVARTVETMLGSRNVTRYKRDAEQYDVILQTGDTGRATPQDIEKLFVRSAGGAMVPLSSLVSLRESVSPRELNHFNQRRSVSITASLAPGYSLGEALAFMDEAAARTLPAGYATELNGVSREFRASSGALALVFVLALLFIFLVLSAQFESFVDPFVILLSVPLSMVGALLALKLSGGTLNVYSQIGLVTLVGLITKHGILIVEFSNQLRRQGKAMREAVVEAASLRLRPILMTTGAMVLGALPLALASGAGAESRHQIGWVIVGGMSLGTLLTIFVVPTVYTLLARERVPGEITEAEAAPAA from the coding sequence GTGCGCCTGTCGGAAACCTCGATCCGTCGCCCGGTGCTGGCGACGGTGATGTCGCTGCTGCTGATCCTGGTCGGCCTGGTGTCGTTCCGCGCGCTGACGGTGCGCGAGTACCCGAAGATCGACGAGCCGGTGGTCACGGTGTCGACGACGCTGGTCGGCGCCGCCTCCGAGGTCATCGAGACCCAGGTGACCAAGCCGCTCGAGGACTCGATCGCCGGCATCGACGGCGTCGACATCATGACCTCGATCTCGCGCACCGAACGCAGCCAGATCACGGTGCGCTTCAAGCTCGAGAAGGACCCGGACACCGCCGCCGCCGAGGTGCGCGACCGCGTCTCGCGCGTGCGCGGCCGGCTGCCCGACGCGGTCGACGAGCCGGTGATCGCCAAGGTCGAGGCCGACGCCACGCCGACGATCTGGATCGCCTACTCGGGCGAGGCCGTCGACCCGCTGCAGCTCACCGAGGTCATCACCCGCGTCATCAAGCCGCGGCTGCAGACCGTGCCCGGCGTCGCCGACGTGCAGATCGGCGGCGACCGTTCGTACTCGATGCGCGTCTGGCTGGACCCCGACCGCCTCGCCGCCTACCGCCTGACGGTGCAGGACGTCGAGGACGCGCTGCGGGCGCAGAACCTGGAGGTGCCGGCCGGCCGCATCGAGAGCCGCCAGCGCGAGTTCAACGTCACCGCGCGCACCGACCTGAACACCGTCGCCCAGTTCGAGCAGGTGGCGCTGAAGACCGTCGCCGGCTACACGGTGCGGCTGCGCGACGTCGCGCGCATCGAGGAAGGCGCTGCCAGCGAACGTTCGCGCGTGCGCCTGAACGGCGTGCCGTCGATCAGCACCGGCGTGATCCGCAACGCCACCGCCAACCCGCTGGACGTCGCCGCCGGCGTGCGTGCGCTGCTGCCCGAGCTGCAGCGCGAGCTGCCGCCGGGTGTCACCGCGACGCTGGCCAACGACAACTCGGTCTTCATCGACCGCTCGATCAAGGCCGTCTACCACACGATCGCCGAGGCGGTGGTGCTGGTGGCGCTGGTGGTCTTCGTCTTCCTGCGCACGCTGCGTGCGTCCTTCATTCCGCTGGTGACGATTCCCGTCAGCCTGATCGGCAGCTTCGCGCTGATCGCCGCGGCGGGCTTCTCGATCAACACGCTGACGCTGCTGGCGCTGGTGCTGGCGATCGGCCTCGTCGTCGACGACGCGATCGTCGTGCTCGAGAACATCTTCCGCCACATCGAGGACGGGTTGAAACCCTTCCAGGCGGCCTTGAAGGGCGTGCGCGAGATCAGCTTTGCCGTGGTCGCGATGACGCTGACGCTGGCCGCGGTGTTCGCGCCGCTGGCCTTCACGCCGGGGCGCACCGGGCGGCTGTTCGGCGAGTTCGCGCTGACGCTGGCCGGCGCGGTGCTGGTCTCAGGCTTCGTCGCGCTGACGCTGACTCCGATGCTGTGCAGCAAGCTGCTGCGCCACGAGACGAAACCGACGCGCTTCGACCGCTGGATGGAGCGTGGCCTGGAGCGCCTGTCGGCGGCCTACGGCCGGGCGCTGGCCGCGGCGCTGAACCTGCGCTGGGCGGTCGTCGCGGTGATGCTGGCCTGCGGCACGGCCAGCGTCTGGCTGTTCATGACGGCCAAGAGCGAACTGGCGCCGATCGAGGACCGCGGCGTCATCATCATGCCGGTGCGTGCGCCCGACGGCTCGACGCTGGAGTACACCGCGCGCTACCTCGACGAGCTCGACGCGATCGCCGCGACCTTCCCCGAGTTCGACCGGCGCTTCATGTTCGTCGGCGGCGGCCAGGTCTCCACCGCCTCGGCGGTGATGCGCACCGTCGACTGGGCCGAACGCGAGCGCACGACGCAGCAGCTGGCGCAGGCGCTGCTGCCCCAGGTGCGCCAGCTGCCCGGCGTCAACGTCTTCCCGATCACGCCGCCCAGCCTGGGCCAGGGCTTCCGCGAGCGGCCGCTGAACTTCGTCGTCGTCAGCAGCGACTCCTACGACAACATGGCCCGCGCGACACGCGCGCTGATGGCCGAGATGGCGAAGAACCCGCAGTTGGTGCAGGTCGACAGCGACCTGGAGCTGAACAAGCCCGAGATCTACCTCGACGTCGACCGCCAGCGCGCCGCCGACATGGGCGTCTCGGTCGGCGCCGTCGCGCGCACCGTCGAGACGATGCTGGGCAGCCGCAACGTCACGCGCTACAAGCGCGACGCCGAGCAGTACGACGTCATCCTGCAGACCGGCGATACCGGCCGGGCGACGCCGCAGGACATCGAGAAGCTCTTCGTGCGCAGCGCCGGCGGCGCGATGGTGCCGCTGTCCTCGCTGGTGAGCTTGCGCGAGTCGGTCAGCCCGCGCGAGCTGAACCACTTCAACCAGCGGCGTTCGGTCAGCATCACCGCCTCGCTGGCGCCGGGTTATTCGCTCGGCGAGGCGCTGGCCTTCATGGACGAGGCCGCGGCGCGCACGCTGCCGGCCGGCTACGCGACCGAGCTCAACGGCGTCAGCCGCGAGTTCCGCGCGTCCTCGGGCGCGCTGGCGCTGGTCTTCGTGCTCGCGCTGCTGTTCATCTTCCTCGTGCTGTCGGCGCAGTTCGAGAGCTTCGTCGACCCCTTCGTGATCCTGCTGTCGGTGCCGCTGTCGATGGTCGGCGCGCTGCTGGCGCTCAAGCTCTCGGGCGGCACGCTGAACGTCTATTCGCAGATCGGGCTGGTGACGCTGGTCGGGCTGATCACCAAACACGGCATCCTGATCGTCGAGTTCTCCAACCAGCTGCGCCGCCAGGGCAAGGCGATGCGCGAGGCGGTCGTCGAGGCGGCCAGCCTGCGCCTGCGGCCGATCCTGATGACCACCGGCGCGATGGTGCTGGGCGCGCTGCCGCTGGCGCTGGCCAGCGGTGCCGGCGCCGAGAGCCGGCACCAGATCGGCTGGGTCATCGTCGGTGGCATGTCGCTGGGTACGCTGCTGACGATCTTCGTCGTGCCGACGGTCTACACGCTGCTGGCGCGCGAACGCGTGCCGGGCGAGATCACCGAAGCCGAGGCGGCGCCGGCGGCCTGA
- a CDS encoding efflux RND transporter periplasmic adaptor subunit gives MKRVHTIVAVLGIALAGGLAWWWQQRAPTAAAAAPGPAAASSDAVAVEIGRVRRARLADEAQAVGSLRAVQTVVLRPEVAGRIAGFGFRNGERVRQGQLLVQLDDTLQQARLREAQAQAQIARTNLARSRELLAQSFISQSAVDQNAATLDVAEAQVALARAEVQRMRLVAPFDGTAGIRRVDLGGFVQAGADIVTLDDLSALSVDFTLPERYLPRLAPGQAVALDLDALPGQSFEGRIEALDTQVEAEGRAVLVRARVANAAARLKPGMFARPRVVFAVREDALVVPEEALVPDGGRQYVWKVVGAEGATPRAERVEARIGLRRPGVVELLGGVAEGDAVVTAGHARLRGDKPVVRVVQLRSGAVPAAAASAAA, from the coding sequence TTGAAGCGGGTTCACACGATCGTGGCGGTGCTGGGCATCGCGTTGGCCGGAGGCCTGGCCTGGTGGTGGCAGCAGCGTGCGCCGACGGCGGCGGCGGCGGCGCCCGGCCCGGCCGCCGCATCGTCCGACGCGGTCGCCGTCGAGATCGGCCGCGTGCGCCGTGCGCGCCTGGCCGACGAGGCCCAGGCCGTGGGCTCGCTGCGCGCCGTGCAGACCGTCGTGCTGCGCCCCGAGGTCGCCGGCCGCATCGCCGGCTTCGGTTTCCGCAACGGCGAGCGCGTGCGCCAGGGCCAGTTGCTGGTGCAGCTGGACGACACGCTGCAGCAGGCGCGGCTGCGCGAAGCCCAGGCCCAGGCGCAGATCGCGCGCACCAACCTCGCCCGCAGCCGCGAGCTGCTGGCGCAGAGCTTCATCAGCCAGAGCGCGGTCGACCAGAACGCCGCGACGCTGGACGTCGCCGAGGCCCAGGTCGCGCTGGCGCGCGCCGAGGTGCAGCGCATGCGCCTGGTCGCGCCCTTCGACGGCACCGCCGGCATCCGCCGCGTCGACCTCGGCGGCTTCGTGCAGGCCGGCGCCGACATCGTCACGCTGGACGACCTGTCGGCGCTGTCGGTCGACTTCACGCTGCCCGAACGCTACCTGCCGCGGCTGGCGCCCGGCCAGGCGGTGGCGCTGGACCTGGACGCGCTGCCCGGCCAGTCTTTCGAAGGCCGCATCGAGGCGCTGGACACCCAGGTCGAGGCCGAAGGCCGTGCGGTGCTGGTGCGTGCCCGCGTGGCCAACGCCGCGGCGCGCTTGAAGCCCGGCATGTTCGCGCGGCCGCGGGTCGTCTTCGCGGTGCGCGAGGACGCGCTCGTCGTGCCCGAGGAGGCGCTGGTGCCCGACGGCGGCCGCCAGTACGTCTGGAAGGTCGTCGGCGCCGAGGGCGCGACGCCGCGTGCGGAGCGCGTCGAGGCGCGCATCGGCCTGCGCCGGCCGGGCGTCGTCGAGCTGCTCGGCGGTGTCGCCGAGGGCGACGCGGTGGTGACCGCCGGCCACGCCAGGCTGCGCGGCGACAAGCCGGTGGTGCGCGTCGTGCAACTGCGCTCGGGCGCGGTACCGGCAGCCGCCGCATCGGCCGCGGCCTGA
- the rnhA gene encoding ribonuclease HI, which produces MNEVVIYTDGACKGNPGPGGWGAWLRSGEHEKELWGGEPLTTNNRMELMAVIQALGSLKRRCKVAIYTDSEYVRNGITSWIHGWKQRGWRTADKKPVKNAELWQQLEALASSHDTSWHWVKGHAGDPGNERADALANRGCESARR; this is translated from the coding sequence ATGAACGAGGTGGTGATCTACACCGATGGTGCCTGCAAGGGCAATCCGGGACCGGGCGGCTGGGGCGCCTGGCTGCGCAGCGGCGAGCACGAGAAGGAACTCTGGGGCGGCGAGCCGCTGACGACCAACAACCGCATGGAGCTGATGGCGGTGATCCAGGCGCTGGGCTCGCTCAAGCGCCGCTGCAAGGTCGCGATCTACACCGACAGCGAATACGTGCGCAACGGCATCACGAGCTGGATCCACGGCTGGAAGCAGCGCGGCTGGCGCACCGCCGACAAGAAGCCGGTGAAGAACGCCGAGCTCTGGCAGCAGCTGGAAGCGCTCGCCTCGTCCCACGACACCTCCTGGCACTGGGTGAAGGGCCATGCCGGCGACCCCGGCAACGAACGCGCCGACGCGCTGGCCAACCGCGGCTGCGAGTCCGCACGGCGCTGA
- a CDS encoding class I SAM-dependent methyltransferase — MTRDQSIIELGVWLQSPAGRYLLEWEQDRLDRAVTDAFGFHALQLGLPEIQGLRANRMPHRWVACDSLVTPEPIVLPPPRDALITTQPAPVALYCEFDALPFPQHSVDLVVLPHALELASDPHQLLREVERILVPEGRVVISGLNPASLWALRQRAGNARRGIGLGRGKPSYLPRAGEFIGYWRLRDWLRLLGFHIESGRFGCYRPPLASERWLERFAWMDPVGDRWWPVLGAAYFLVAVKRVRGMRLVGLLKNERRRVKAATAAVANREPVEADI, encoded by the coding sequence ATGACGCGCGACCAGTCGATTATAGAGTTGGGGGTTTGGCTGCAATCCCCGGCCGGCCGCTACCTGCTGGAGTGGGAGCAGGATCGCCTCGATCGCGCGGTGACCGACGCTTTCGGCTTTCACGCGCTGCAACTCGGTCTGCCCGAGATCCAGGGCCTGCGGGCCAACCGCATGCCGCACCGCTGGGTGGCCTGCGACTCGCTGGTCACGCCCGAGCCCATCGTCCTGCCGCCGCCGCGCGACGCTCTGATCACGACCCAGCCGGCGCCGGTGGCGCTGTACTGCGAGTTCGACGCGCTGCCGTTTCCGCAGCACAGCGTCGACCTGGTCGTGCTGCCGCACGCGCTGGAGTTGGCGAGCGACCCGCACCAGCTGCTGCGTGAGGTCGAGCGCATCCTGGTACCCGAAGGCCGCGTCGTGATCTCGGGGCTGAACCCGGCGAGCCTGTGGGCGTTGCGCCAGCGCGCCGGCAACGCGCGCCGCGGCATCGGCCTGGGCCGCGGCAAGCCGAGCTACCTGCCGCGCGCCGGCGAGTTCATCGGCTACTGGCGGCTGCGCGACTGGCTGCGCCTGCTCGGCTTTCACATCGAGAGCGGGCGCTTCGGCTGTTACCGTCCGCCGCTGGCGTCGGAACGCTGGCTGGAGCGCTTCGCCTGGATGGACCCGGTGGGCGACCGCTGGTGGCCGGTGCTGGGCGCGGCGTATTTCCTGGTGGCCGTCAAGCGCGTGCGTGGCATGCGCCTGGTCGGCCTGTTGAAGAACGAACGCCGCCGGGTCAAGGCGGCGACGGCTGCGGTCGCGAACCGCGAGCCGGTGGAAGCGGATATCTGA
- the gloB gene encoding hydroxyacylglutathione hydrolase, producing MNLVAIPAFADNVIWMLHDGRDAAVVDPGDAAPVASELDARGLRLAAILVTHHHPDHVGGIAALRPRLQGPVWGPAREAIPAPFVPVNDGDSVEVLGHRFEVLDVPGHTAGHVAYAERGASHEPLLFCGDTLFSAGCGRLFEGTPAQMAASLARLAALPDDTRICCAHEYTLSNLAFAAAVEPGNPRITAYTALCQGLRTAGRLTLPAVLGTEREINPFLRCRVAAVVAAARAQGAASEHEVDVFAALRDWKNRYR from the coding sequence ATGAATCTCGTCGCCATCCCCGCCTTTGCCGACAATGTCATCTGGATGCTGCACGACGGCCGCGACGCCGCGGTGGTCGATCCGGGGGACGCGGCGCCGGTGGCGTCCGAACTGGACGCCCGGGGCTTGCGCCTCGCCGCGATTCTAGTGACGCACCACCACCCGGATCACGTCGGCGGCATAGCCGCGCTGCGGCCCCGGCTGCAAGGCCCCGTGTGGGGACCGGCACGCGAGGCCATCCCGGCACCGTTCGTGCCGGTGAACGACGGCGACAGCGTCGAGGTGCTGGGCCACCGCTTCGAGGTTCTCGACGTGCCGGGCCACACCGCCGGCCACGTCGCCTACGCCGAACGCGGCGCCAGCCACGAGCCGCTGCTCTTCTGCGGCGACACGCTGTTCTCGGCCGGCTGCGGCCGGCTCTTCGAAGGCACGCCGGCGCAGATGGCGGCCTCGCTGGCCCGGCTGGCGGCGCTGCCCGACGACACGCGCATCTGCTGCGCGCACGAGTACACCCTCTCCAACCTGGCCTTCGCGGCCGCAGTCGAACCTGGCAACCCGCGGATCACGGCCTACACTGCGCTGTGTCAGGGTCTGCGCACGGCAGGCCGGCTCACACTCCCGGCGGTGCTCGGTACCGAGCGGGAGATCAATCCGTTCCTGCGTTGCCGCGTGGCCGCCGTCGTGGCCGCCGCACGTGCGCAGGGCGCCGCCTCCGAGCACGAAGTCGACGTGTTCGCCGCACTGCGAGACTGGAAGAACCGATACCGATGA